GCGATCAGTTCGATCCGTCGATGGCAACAAAAGGGATACGCGGGAAACTTCCTGAAAGTTGTGGCATTATCTTTGCTATTTATAATCCGAAGACGGTTTGGTTTAATTCGTGATAAATGTGAGTGGTTTTATGAACGATACTATGGATAAAAGCAGTACGCTTGTTGTTTTTGCTAAAACACCGGGGACCGGCGATGCCAAAACCCGTATTGCCGAAACCGAGGGACGCGAAACCGCGGACCGAATCTATGACGAACTCTTAACGATCACCGGGAATGTGGCGTCGAACTTTCACTACCATGTTGCCTATACCGGTGACAACTCCCCCGATACTCTTCGGCCCTATTTCGATCGGGCAGCCTCCTTTTTTGCGCAAAGCGGGGAAACCCTGGGAGACCGCCTGAGAAATGCCTATCTCCACCTGATTGAACAGGGCTACCGCTATATCATCACAATTGGTGTTGATTGTCCCACCCTTGTGCCCGAAGATATCCGGGAGGCCTTTGTGTATCTGGAACAGGATATCGCAACCGCCTTCGGCCCCGCAACCGATGGCGGATATTATCTTGTAGGAGCGAATCCCGAAAGCCTCGATATTTTCTCCGCCAAAAACTGGAGCGCGTCGAACCTACTGACCGAAACCCTGACAATTGTCTACAGCAGGGGCTATTCATGCCACATATTACAACCCCGCGCGGATATCGATACAATGGAAGACTATGTTAGATGGAAGGAACCTGTTCATGCCCTTTAAACGATTCCTTTTTTTAGGAACCGCCTGTGCTTTTTTCGGCGGCTGCGCTGCCCGGCGCCCCGCCAATGTCGGTAACGGCGCCGGAAATCTTGCACCATGTCCATCAACCCCTAATTGCGTTTCAACCATGGCACAAGATTCGGTTCACCGTATGGAACCGATCACCTATGAGGGCTCCAAAGAAAAAGCCATGAAAAAGCTGAAAAAAGTAGTAAATTCGATGTATAATACAACGATCATTGCCGAGACCGACAATTATCTTTATGTTGAATTCAACACCATGGTCTGGCGGTTTGTCGATGATGTCGAATTCAGTTTTGATGACAACAACAAGCTCATTCACTTCCGTTCAGCCTCACGAGTCGGGAAATCCGATTTAGGCGTCAACCGGAATCGAATGACCGAAATCAAAAAACGTTTCAATCAAAAAAATGTACCTTCGTATAAGCATTAAGAGAAGAAAGGGAGTAATGGAGTAGCGGAGGACGGGTGGATTTCACTCCCCTGTTCGAGCGCTCGATACTCCAGATAGATTTTCGGAGTCTGTTTTATGGAATTGTCAACGGTTGGCTTTGCTTTCGGACTGACCCTTTTCGCCGGGCTTGCAACGGGTGTCGGGAGCGCACTGGCCTTTTTTGCCCGACGGACCAATGAGAAGTTTTTGTGTTTGTCACTTGGATTTTCCGCAGGAGTCATGCTCTATGTCTCCTTTGTCGAGATTTTTCAGAAAGCCCGGGATTCTCTGATACCGTCATTAGGCGAGCGGAACGGCTACTGGGCAACAACAGCCGCCTTTTTTGGCGGAATCCTTTTCATCGCCTTAATCGACAAGCTGGTGCCAAAATATGAAAACCCCCACGAAGCCCATCATGTTGAAGAGATGAGAAAGGGACCCGGCGTAGCCAACCCGAAGCTCTACAGAATGGGAATGTTTTCAGCCCTGGCCATTGCGATCCATAATTTTCCCGAAGGCCTCGCTACCTTCACGGCGGCCATGAAAGACGCCTCACTGGGTATTCCCATAGCGATCGCGATCGCTATCCATAATGTCCCCGAGGGTATTGCTGTTTCTATTCCTATTTATTATTCCACCGGGAACCGGAAAAAGGCCTTTGTATACTCCTTTTTATCAGGGCTCTCCGAGCCGGTTGGCGCACTGATCGGTTACATGTTTCTTTTTGCCATATTCAACGATTTTATGTTTGGTATTATCTTTGCCGCCGTTGGGGGGATCATGGTGTTTATCTCATTAGACGAACTCCTGCCGGCGGCACAGGAATACGGTGAACACCATATCGCCGCTTTCGGACTGGTCGCCGGCATGGCGGTCATGGCCCTGAGCCTGCTGCTGTTTGCGTAACAGGAAGGGATGGAACACCAATCACGCTGATTGGGCTGAGTATCGCTAATCTGAATTATAGGGGGAAAGAACTCGAGAAGACCTGGTTTACCGTTATACCTCATGAAAAAGCAGGATAAAATTTCACACTCCAATCACCTGCATTTCCATAGTCAGCGCAAATCGGCTGAATCAGCGTCATCAATGTCCTGTTCTTTAATACGATGAAACTACCATCATTCTATTTCAACTGGCTTCAAAAAGACAATCCCACCGGAACAGTCGACCGATTTCCGGAATTGAAAAACAAATTCGAAACGACAGTTCCCGGCATTTACTGCGCCGGCGATCTGACCGGCATTCCCCTTATCAAGCTCGCCGCCGAGTCGGGCTATAAGATTATCGAACGGCTTGCACAAGATGAGCAGTTTGCCGGGGAGCGAAACGACAAAAAAAGCAAGGAAATTTACGATCTGGTCATCTTAGGGGCCGGACCGGCAGGTATATCGGCGAGCCTTCACGCGGCAGAGCTGGGGTTTCGACATATCGTGTTGGAGTCGTCTCAGAAATTCAACACCATTGTCAATTTCCCCGCGGGGAAGCCGGTCTACGTGACACCCGAGAAGCCGCCCATGAAATCGGACCTGAAATTTTCCGAGGGGACAAAGGAGACGCTTCTTGACGAATTCAATCGGAACATCGAAAACAAAAACCTTCCCCTGAAAGAAAATGAGACAGTCAAAAAAATCGAAAAAACCGATGGCTATTTTATTGTGGAATCGTCACAGGCAACCTACAAAGCCCTCCGGGTAATTGTTGCTATCGGTAAAACGGGCAATGCCCGCCGCTTGAAAGTCCCCGGTGAAGATCTCCCCAAGGTATATACCCGCCTGATCGATCCGGGTGAACACACCGGTCAGGACATTCTGGTGGTCGGTGGCGGGGACAGCGCTCTCGAAGCCGCGGTTGCGCTTGCAAAGACAGGAAACAACGTTACCCTCTCCTATCGAAAAGCCGCCTTTTCCCGCCCCAAAGAGCGGAATACGGCAGCCTTCAACCAATTGGTTGAACAGGGTAAAATCACTCCCATCTTCGAAAGCACGGTTAAAGAAATAAAGGAAAAGGAGGTCGTTCTCACCACAAAGGATGGTGAACAGGGCCTTCCCAACGACGCTGTTTTTGCGCTGATCGGCACCGAAATCCCCATTCAGTTTTTCAAACGCTCCGGTATACGGATGGAGGGCGAGAAAGGGGGAGCTTACTACTTCAGGTTCGCCGCCCTTCTGCTTTTCTCCTGCGTTCTTTACTTCGGTAAAAAAGCGCCGGTAACAAAAATCGGGTCTCTGGCTGAGTTCTTTTCAATCCCCCGCATGCTGTTTGACAAACAATGGCCCTCCATGGTCAACGGTATTTTAGCCTGGGCAAGCTATATGGGAATGCTGATGGCCGGAGTCTTCCTCCTGGGGTCCCTGATTGTGGACGCAAAGAAATATTTCGACCACCCCTGGAACAGTTTCAAATATAGCTTCTACGGAGCCATTCTTATTCTTTTCGGCTATATTTATCTCTCTTATAACCTTGGCGGGAACTACCTGCTGGGCTACGCTCCCGGGTTCTGGTATACGGCCATGTATTCTCTGACAATTGTCATTTTCGGTTTCCGCCGTATTCATATGAACCCCACCGGCTATATCAAGCGGCAAACCTGGGCGCTCATGGCCTTTCAGTGCATTCCCCTGTTCATTCTTCCGGTATTTGTATTCCCGTTTCTTGGGAATGCCGGCCTTCTCGGCCCCTGGATTATGGAGAATGTATTTCCCGGTGAATCCTACTGGCGGGCCTATGGGTTAATCCTGGCCTGGCCACTTTTTATTCACAATCTTGCCACCGGTCAGCCGACCATGTTCTGGCTTCTTGTCGGCCTTGCCCAGGCCTTTGTGATTATCCCCTGGCTCAATTTCAAATGGGGCAAGGGGGCCTATTGCGGATGGATCTGCTCCTGCGGGGCCCTGGCCGAGACCCTCGGTGATGAATACCGGACCAAAGCCCCCCACGGGCCGGCAGCCAAAAAAACCGATAATGTAGGACAGGTAGTGCTCTGGTTCGCCGGAATAATGACCATCGCAATTATGCTCTCGACATGGTTCCATATCAACCTTCCCTTTGCCGGCGGCCTCAAAAGCTCCTATGAAATTGTTGTGGACATTATCTTTGCCGGCGTTCTGGGTCTTGGGGTCTATTTCTTTCTCTCGGGACGACTCTGGTGCCGATGGTTCTGCCCTTTGGCCGCGCTGATGCATATCTACACCCGGTTCTCGGTCTACCGGATCTTTGCAAATAAAAAACGCTGTATCTCGTGCAATATCTGCACCAAGGTGTGTCATATGGGTATCGATGTCATGGGGTATGCCAATAAAGGAATTCCCATGAACGACGTCGAATGTGTGCGATGCAGCGCCTGCATTGTCAATTGCCCCATGCAG
This region of Chitinivibrionales bacterium genomic DNA includes:
- the zupT gene encoding zinc transporter ZupT — protein: MELSTVGFAFGLTLFAGLATGVGSALAFFARRTNEKFLCLSLGFSAGVMLYVSFVEIFQKARDSLIPSLGERNGYWATTAAFFGGILFIALIDKLVPKYENPHEAHHVEEMRKGPGVANPKLYRMGMFSALAIAIHNFPEGLATFTAAMKDASLGIPIAIAIAIHNVPEGIAVSIPIYYSTGNRKKAFVYSFLSGLSEPVGALIGYMFLFAIFNDFMFGIIFAAVGGIMVFISLDELLPAAQEYGEHHIAAFGLVAGMAVMALSLLLFA
- a CDS encoding 4Fe-4S binding protein, giving the protein MKLPSFYFNWLQKDNPTGTVDRFPELKNKFETTVPGIYCAGDLTGIPLIKLAAESGYKIIERLAQDEQFAGERNDKKSKEIYDLVILGAGPAGISASLHAAELGFRHIVLESSQKFNTIVNFPAGKPVYVTPEKPPMKSDLKFSEGTKETLLDEFNRNIENKNLPLKENETVKKIEKTDGYFIVESSQATYKALRVIVAIGKTGNARRLKVPGEDLPKVYTRLIDPGEHTGQDILVVGGGDSALEAAVALAKTGNNVTLSYRKAAFSRPKERNTAAFNQLVEQGKITPIFESTVKEIKEKEVVLTTKDGEQGLPNDAVFALIGTEIPIQFFKRSGIRMEGEKGGAYYFRFAALLLFSCVLYFGKKAPVTKIGSLAEFFSIPRMLFDKQWPSMVNGILAWASYMGMLMAGVFLLGSLIVDAKKYFDHPWNSFKYSFYGAILILFGYIYLSYNLGGNYLLGYAPGFWYTAMYSLTIVIFGFRRIHMNPTGYIKRQTWALMAFQCIPLFILPVFVFPFLGNAGLLGPWIMENVFPGESYWRAYGLILAWPLFIHNLATGQPTMFWLLVGLAQAFVIIPWLNFKWGKGAYCGWICSCGALAETLGDEYRTKAPHGPAAKKTDNVGQVVLWFAGIMTIAIMLSTWFHINLPFAGGLKSSYEIVVDIIFAGVLGLGVYFFLSGRLWCRWFCPLAALMHIYTRFSVYRIFANKKRCISCNICTKVCHMGIDVMGYANKGIPMNDVECVRCSACIVNCPMQVLTFGEVDTIDLDNTRHTQKHFPLQPGWQSGLPKKDIEMRLEEERGGP
- a CDS encoding DUF1499 domain-containing protein, with amino-acid sequence MPFKRFLFLGTACAFFGGCAARRPANVGNGAGNLAPCPSTPNCVSTMAQDSVHRMEPITYEGSKEKAMKKLKKVVNSMYNTTIIAETDNYLYVEFNTMVWRFVDDVEFSFDDNNKLIHFRSASRVGKSDLGVNRNRMTEIKKRFNQKNVPSYKH
- a CDS encoding DUF2064 domain-containing protein, with protein sequence MNDTMDKSSTLVVFAKTPGTGDAKTRIAETEGRETADRIYDELLTITGNVASNFHYHVAYTGDNSPDTLRPYFDRAASFFAQSGETLGDRLRNAYLHLIEQGYRYIITIGVDCPTLVPEDIREAFVYLEQDIATAFGPATDGGYYLVGANPESLDIFSAKNWSASNLLTETLTIVYSRGYSCHILQPRADIDTMEDYVRWKEPVHAL